The window GTTATTCTATTCTTAGTATCCAAAGTCCTTAAACTTTCTTGTTCAAATGCTACTGAATTAACTCCCAACTCTTTAAGCTTGATCAATAAATCAACCTGTTCTTTCTCTGCTAATAAGCTATAATCCATCACTAATTCTACATCTCTATTAGTACTCTCCACTTGATGCCTCTTAGTAATTAAAAATATAGCAAAAAGTAACCCAACTATGACAATTAAACTTAGGAACCTCTTCATTAGAATCCCCCATTTGTGTATGATAAATAAAAAAACTCATCCTTATAATTAGGATGAGAATCTTTAAGGTTAATTATTCTAATTGAAGTTATTAAAGAATAGCTCAAATAATTTTTAGCCACGAATCTACATAAATCTTCATAAATAAAGAGATTAGCAACTCTAAAAATAAATTTAAAACGCATTTTTGCCACAGATATACACGGATTTTCACAAATTAAAATCAAATGATTATCTTTTTAATTAATTTTTTACAGCCCAAGACTACTTCTTCAGTCAATAAAATAATCTCCTTTAGGGTGCCGTGGCTAATCATTTAATTTTTTTCGCTTTTAAACCTTTCAACAGTATCAAAATATATCCAACTTTAAATCTTAATATTCATCTAAATGATTAAACTCTGCATCTTCAATCCAATTTAGAGGTCTCTCTAGATGCTCTACAATATTATCCATAATAATTTCATGGCGTTTCTCTTCTTTTGCTAATTTTAAAAAGGCTTCTTTAATCTTAGAAATATCAACTTTTTCAGCTTTCTCTTTGTAGAAGTTGTAGCTGCTTCGTTCCATCTCTACAGCCTTTCTATAAAGGTTAACATCCTCTTGAACTGGCTTCTCACTATTGACAGAAATATTCTTAGCTATCTCTTTAAAGACCTCTTTAGCTTTAGGCAAGATATCAGACTCTATCTTAGCAACTTCCTCTTCTTGTTTTAATTTCTTAACAATCTCTTCATGTCTTCTCTCTTCTTTAGCCAAATAATTAAAGATTCTCTTTAAATTGCTATCTCTTGTCTGCTCAGCACATTCTTCATAATAGTCCTTATTCTCTCTCTCAAAATCAAGGGCAAAGTCATAGATATTCATTAAAAAACACCTCTCTAATTATTATTAAGAAGCCTATCCCAAAGGAATAGGCTTCAGATTATTTATAGAAATTAACCTTGCATGAACATTTCAATATCTTCTGCTACTTCAGTAATTCCTCCGATACCAAAGTTCTCAACTAAGACATTGGCTACATTCTCTGATAAGAATGCTGGTAATGTCGGTCCTAAGTGGATATTCTTAACCCCTAGGTATAATAGAGCTAATAATACAATTACAGCCTTCTGTTCATACCAAGCGATATTATATGAGATAGGTAGTTCATTGATATCATCTAGCTCAAATACCTCTTGTAGCTTCATTGCAATCACTGCTAAGGAGTAAGAGTCATTACATTGTCCTGCATCCAACACTCTAGGAATTCCTCCAATATCACCTAAGTCAAGCTTATTATACCTATACTTAGCACAGCCTGCTGTTAGAATTATTGTATCCTCTGGTAACTCTCTAGCAAATTCAGTATAGTAATCTCTACTATTCATTCTTCCATCACAACCAGCCATTACAAAGAATCGTTTAATAGCACCAGATTTAACTGCATCTACAACCTTATCAGCTAATGCTAATACCTGATTATGGGCAAATCCACCTACAATCTTTCCATTTTCAATCTCTTGAGGTGCATCACATTTTTTAGCTAACTCAATAATTTCAGTGAAATCTTTCTTTCCATTCTCATCAGCTTCGATATGAGTTGCTCCATCTAGTCCAGCAGCACCTGTTGTAAAGATTTTATCTTTATAACTAGCATTACCTTTTGGTGGCACTATACAGTTAGTTGTAAATAAAATTGGTCCATTGAAGTTCTCAAACTCTTCTTTCTGCTTCCACCATGCATTACCATAGTTACCTACAAAGTGCTCATATTTCTTAAATGCTGGATAATAGTGAGCTGGTAACATCTCAGAGTGAGTATAAACATCTACTCCAGTTCCTTCTGTCTGCTCTAGTAACTGCTCTATATCCTTTAAGTCATGACCACTAATTAGGATAGCTGGATTATTTCTAGTTCCGATATTTACTTCTGTAATTTCTGGGTTACCATAAGTCTCTGTATTAGCTTTATCTAGTTGAGCCATACCTTCTACACCAAACTTACCAGTCTCTAAAGTCAATGCTACTAAATCATCAGCTGTCAAACTATCATCAGTGATTGCAGCCAATGCCTTTTGCATAAAGTCATAAATCTCTTGGTTTTCATATCCTAGATTATAAGCATGCTCTGTATAAGCAGCCAATCCTTTAACACCATAAGTAATCAGTTCTCTTAAAGACCTTACATCTTCATTATCTGTCTGTAAGACTCCAACCTCTTTAGCCTTAGCTGAAAACTCTTCTTCTGTTCCTGTCCAAGTAGCTCCTTCATATAGGTCAGCAAACTCTGCACCTGCTGCTTCAGCTTTAGCCTTAATCTCATCTCTTAACTCTAAAGCCTCTTTAATCTGCTCTACAAAAGCATCATTATCGAAGTTGGCATTAGTAATTGTCATAAATAAGCTTTCCATTACAAAGGTATCTACCTGTGGAGTTTCAACTCCAAGTTCTTTAGCCTTTGTACTATAAACTGAAATTCCTTTAAGCAAATAGATTAACAAATCTTGTAGGTTTGCTGTAGTATCAGTCTTACCACAGACACCTCTGACTGTACAACCTTTTCCTCCTGATGCTTCTTGACATTGATAACAGAACATTGACATTAAAAATCCCTCCTATAAGTTAATTATATTTAGTCTTCCAGCTTAATACATAAAACTGGACAATTGTTCACACAAGCCTCACAAGCAATACAACTATCTGGATTAACAACATTAGATACATCTTCAACCTTAAAAACGTTAGGATCTGCAGGGCAAACCCCTTCACAGACTCCACAAGCAATACACTCTTCTTTATCAACTACAGGATAAGACATTCTATCTCCTCCTTATGTATAAAGATAATCTAAATTCCACTCTTCTTAATCCTATTATAACTCTATTAAATATAGACTTATATGATATAACTCACATTTAGCGTGATAATTTACCAAAAATAATGATTATCTGTTTACTCATCTATTAAGCTATTATATAATTAACTTTACAGAATATATATGGGGAGGTAATTAAGATTATTATAAAGAAGTCTATTCAAGAGTTCAGCCAATTACTTGCTAGTACAGAAGAGCCTATTCCAGCTGGAGGATCAACGATTGCTACTACTGCCCTATTAGGAGTATCTTTACTTCAATTAGTCTCTAAGGTCAGCAGTCTATCGATCGATTTAGAAGAATTAGAGAAGAATCTTCTTAAAAGTATAGATGCAGATGTTCAAGCCTTTAAGCTCAATCAGCAGAAACAATTTAAAGACAAAGAGAGTTTAAAAGAGATAATAAATACCCCTTTAGAGATAGCTAAAAATTCAGCATTAGCCCTTGAACTAGCAACTGAAATCAGAGCTAATGTCAAAAAAAGTGTCAAAGCAGACTATCAAGTTGCTATCTTCAATTTAAGAGCAAGTATTAAAGGAGCAATAGCTATTATCGAATCTAATTATCAATTCTTCACTACTGATGATTATATACAGCAGATAAAAGAAGAGATTGAAGAACTAAATAAATTGTTAAAATAAAAATAGTAGCTGAGATCAGCTACTATTTTTAAAATATATTTAAAAACAAACAAGGGAGTCTAGAATTGCTAACTATGTTAAGTAATATCTAAAAATAGAATTTATAAACTTAAGCAATATATTCTATTACTTCTTTATTAAATAATACCTCTGATAAATTTCTAAGTAATATTATAATCACTCTATCTTGTAATTAAATCACCAAATTAATTATAATATAGATTATACAAAATTAGTATGATATAGGTCACATTAATAATTTATACAAGGTCTTCTTACTCTTTATCCTACTATTGATTTCTTAGTCCACTTTCTACTATGCCATCTAGCTAACATATAGATTCCTCTAATCCATTCATCACAGGTCATTCCAATCCAAATACCAGGAAGTCCATAGCCCAGGACTACTCCAAAAAAGTACCCACCTAAGACTGCAACTCCCCAAGTAGAGATAATTGCCATTACTACAGGAAATATACCATCTCCTGCCCCTCTTAAACTATTAATAAGTACAACATTAAAGTTTCTTCTTGGTTCTAGAAAGGCACCTATCATCAAAACTGATATACCTAATAGTATAATTTGAGAGTTGTCTGTATAAACTCCCATGAGATATCTTCCGAAAAAGAAGATAAATATACTACTTACTTCTGTAAAGACCATAGAAATTTTAAAATTCTTAATTCTAGTCTCATAAGCCTGCTCTATTTCATTTGCCCCAACATTTTCTGTGCTACTAGTACTGCTTCCCTGCCGAAATTATTGCAAATATCAAATTTAGATTAGCAATTATCTGATTAGATGCAACTACAGCACCAGCAGCCCTATCATTAAATTGACTTAACATAAAGATATCTTAGCATAAATAATAGAATTTCAACAAAAATAGGTCCTGCCAGTTGATAAAAATTTTTTCTCTTCTCCATATTATCCCTTCTATCTTATAGTTTATTATCTTCTTATAATTAATTTTTCGAAGTTACTTATATTTGTTATATTAAAATTAAAATTTCAGTAAATCTTATTAATTAGAAGTAATCTTTATCAACAAACAAATTTCAAAAGTATATTATAGAGGTTTAAGCGAAACTCTTAGTTACAAATTATATTATATAGGAATTGTTTCAAACCTTCACTCGATCGTCTATAGTAATCCAACTTTATAATAATATTTAACTAAAGTAAAGTTGTATTACAGTAACTAGTGAACAGTTACAAGTAACTAGCATACTTCTCTTTCTCGCCACTGTTCACTTATCACCTATTCTAATCTTCTACCTATTTTCTCCCAAAATCTTTAAGCTATCCTCCTCTAAATTGACCTGTTGAATCTCAACGGGAAAGGGTAGATCAGCAAAATCAATCTCAAATTGTAACTTATCCTTAATCTGTTCAATCAAACTTTTAGGGATAATAATATTTTCTACTGCTAATTCATCAGAATTGAAGACAATAGTATCTTTATCTTTAACTACAAAATTACCTGCTAGTTGAATATTGACATTGGCATTAAAAAATTGTATATCCCCAGTCATCATCACTTTATTCTTTAAAAGCTCCATCTTAAATTTATCAAATATATTCAGTTCCTCTCTACTAACAAGATATTGGTTCAACGCTTTTTCTAATACCTTCAAATTGAGATAAGTATTTTTCCCTTCTGTTACCTGCCATTGACCCTCTATCTTCTTAACCTTTAAATCCTTAAATTCCCCTTCAAATTTATTGATTGGTAATGAATCTATAATAAGATTATCTGCACTAATCTCCAAATTATCTACTCTACCTATCAATAACTCTATAGCAGGAAAAGAATCAATATCTACCTCTAATCTATCACTCTTATCAACTTCTTCTCTTAAAGTACTACTCAATCTTTGAGAAATTGATTCTGGTAAGTAAAATTGCATAAATGCCAATATTAATAGAATAAAAATAATCAAGAGCACCTTAAAATTTCTCATATTTTCACCCCCAGCTGTATATTGGATTAAAAATTTCTTAATCTATAATATTATCAATATCAGTTAATTTAAAATAAAAATGTCAACACCACTCCCGTCCCTAATCCTACTATTATTCCTAAAGTTGCATCTAAACCATAATCAAAATTATAAGAACTAGGTATCAATTCAAATAAGGTCAGATATAACATCCCTCCCCCTGCAAATCCTAAAGTAACCGATAAGAATTCTGGAGAGATATAACCTATCAAGGACCCACAAAAAGCACCAATTCCCATTGGTATCCCAGGTAGTAGTGTGGCTATCAAGATTCTGATAGGGCTCCACCCACCTACATTCATTGGAGTTGCCATCGATAAACCTTCAGGAAAGTTATGAAATGCCATAACTATTGCCAACCCAAAACCCAACTCTGCTGTAGCAATATAACCTGCTCCAATAGCTAAGCCTTCTGGAAAATTATGCATAGAGATACCTAAACCCAGCAATACCCCTGTATGAATATACTCTTCTCCTTTTATATACTTTCTAAAAAATTTACTGGTTATACTCAATAGGATAAATCCTAGTAACAATCCACTAATTGCATAGGCTAAACTACTATGATGAATAGACTCAGGGACTAAATCAACCATTACAATAGCTAACATAATCCCCCCTGCAATTCCTAATAAGAAACTAACCGATTTATTAGTGGGCTTTCTCCAAAAAAAAGTAACAATCCCTCCCAAACCCGTTCCCAACATCCCTGCTAATAGACCAATGGCTGTTGTTATAATAATTGAACTCACCTTATCACCTCACCTCAAAGAATCAATAAATATACTCGTAAACCAAATTGATAAATACTTTATATACTTTTATGTGAGATGAATAATAGTTATACTTAGCTAGCAAGCAGATTAGAGTTGATTTAAAAAACCCTATTTAGATGTAACGTTACATCTAAATAGGGTTTTTTTTATTCTATTCAGCTATCTCTTTCCATTTATCCCCTCTAACTTCTTGATTATCTTCTACCAACTCTATAAATTGACTAACAAGCTCAGGATCATACTTAATTCCTGCTCCTTCTTGTAATACTCTAATTGCTTCTTCTTTAGAGACTGCTTGCCTATAAGGCCTACCATTAATCATTATATCATAAGCATCAATAATTCTTAGAACCCTTGATAGCAATGGTATCTCCTTTCCCTTTAATCCTATCGGATACCCACTACCATCCCAATTCTCATGATGATAAAGAATCAGTTCAGAAATTGGATTTAAAATTTTAAAGTTCTTAGCTATATTATAACCAGCTTCAATATGCTTGTCTAATTCATCTAAATCTTCTCTATTTAACTCACCTCTCTTGTGCAAAATTCCCGATGAAACTGTCAATCTACCTATATCATGAAACTCCGCTAGTAAAAATAACTTATTAGTTAAATTCTCAGATAATCCCAACTTATTAGCAAACTTAAGAGAAAGCTCTCTAACTCTAATAAGATGTTCTTCTTCCTCATATCCGTTATTTAAAAATCGTTCTATCAAGGACGCTAAAATAGGGTTATTAATATTGTTCTTCTCTTCTGATTTTCGCTTATACATCATATTCTCAGCCTTATTAAATACATCTTCAATTTTATCTGAAAAACTATATTTAGTAGCCGTTCCTAAAGCAACATTTGGAGGAAAAGGTGCTAAATCTAATTCCAAACAGTTTCTCTGAATTCTTTCAATAATTACTTTAGCCTCTGCCTCACTAGTATTAGGAAGAAAAGCGCAGAATTCATCTCCTCCCCAACGAATAACTATATCATGACCTCTAATAGATTCTTTTAAAATTCTAGCTGATGTCTTTAAAAGCTTATCTCCTGCTTCATGACCAAAGACATCATTGGCTAGCTTTAAACCATTTAAATCAGCCACAATTATACTTAATGGAAAGTTCTCTTCTCTATCTAACTTAGGTAGAATGTATTCATAATATCCTCTATTATATGCCCCAGTTAAGGAATCATAATAAGTCATATTCCTAATCTTTTCTTCTGTCATCTTATGAGCTGTAATATCAGAGGCAGAACAGATAAGGTACTCTATTTTTCCTTGATTATCTAACTTTGGAGTTCTAGTTACAGCTAATATCCTATCTTGACCATTCTTATCTTTAAATATTTCCTCTGTATAAATCTCTACCTTCTCTCTAAACACTCTCCTATTATGATTAATAGACCTCTTAGCTTCCTCTTTAGTATAAATATTATAAATATTAGAATCTTCTATTTCTTCTTTACTCTTGCCTATAAATTCTGCATGAGCTTTATTTACTAAACCGTAAGTTTCTTTATCCTTAAAGGTCCAAACATGTATCTTTATATCCTCTAACAAAACATTTTGACCTTTTAATTTTTTAATTAAATCTTCTTTATCTTTTGAAGTTTCTCTATAAGATTTATAAAACTTAATTAAAAATAAGGATAATACTAGATTAATCATAAACATCAAATTTATCATAATGTTAAATAATCTCTCATTCTCTAAATAAAATCTATATATGTCACCTATTTGTGTACTTATATTATTCGAAAATAGTAGTTCTTCTATACTCTCTACACCCAACACAATTTCTCCAGAAAAAAAAGAGTGGTTTACCATCACAAATAAAAGAACAACTACAATCTCTATTATATATCTACTCATAGGTCACCTCATTTATAGTAAAAATACTTTTATTTTATTCTACTGAATATTATATCATATATTCTCTATAAACCCTATATTAATAGGTAGTATTAATTATTAATAATAACGATCTCTTATTAAATTGTCAATAAATTCAATAAATGTATACAAAAAATCAATAAAAAGCAGCCTATATATAGACTGCTTTTTTCTCTTTTATTTTAACATAAATTTTAAAATCTCTTTATATATCTTCTGACTACGACTTAGAACATCTTCATCAAGCAGGTTATTTGACTTATCCTCCACTTTCTTAATCAGCTCTCTTCTCAATCTATCTACTTTCTTTATACCATTATCATTTACAGATACCACCCTTCAAAGACAATAGTATTTATTACCAACAATAACATAGATAGAATTCTCATTCAAATTTATGTAATCAAATAGGTGTTTTTCCAGAAAGATACCTATTTAAGAAAAAGTAAAAAGCAGAGAAAACTCTCCGCTTAAAATATTATATCTGCTTTAAATAACCTTCAATAAATTTATCTAAATCTCCATCCATCACATCATTGATCCTACCTGTTTCTACATTAGTTCGGTGATCTTTAACCATCTGATAAGGATGGAAAACATAAGAACGAATCTGACTCCCCCAAGCAATCTCTTTATACTCGCCACGAATCTCATCTAGCTTTTCAGCTTCCTTCTCCTGCATATACTCAAATAACTTAGATTTGAGAATCTTCATAGCACTCTCTTTATTTTTGTGCTGAGAACGTTCATTTTGACATTGAGCTACAATCCCTGTAGGAATATGGGTAATTCTTACAGCAGAATCAGTAGTATTAACATGCTGCCCCCCTGCACCACTAGCTCGATATGTATCTATCTTCAAATCACTAGGGTCAATTTCAATCTCAATCTCATCATCAATCTCAGGCATAATATCCACAGAAGCAAAGGAAGTATGCCGCCTTCCTGAAGCATCAAAAGGAGATATTCTTACTAGACGATGAACCCCTTTTTCAGCCTTTAGATATCCATAAGCATAAGGACCTGTTATCTGTAAAGTTACACTCTTAATTCCAGCTTCATCACCAGCCATAAATTCCAAAGTCTGTACCTTGTATCCATGCTGTTCTGCCCAACGAGTATACATCCTTAGTAACATCTCAGCCCAATCTTGAGACTCAGTTCCTCCAGCTCCTGGATTGATAGATAATAAGGCATTGTTCTCATCATATTCACCAGATAATAGGGTCTTTAGTTCTAATTGTTCCCAATCCTTCTCCAACCTTTCAACCCTCTTTTGAACCTCTTTAATTACACCTTTATCATCCTCTTCTACAGCTAACTCTAATAATAGGATTAGCTCTTCACTCTCATTATTGAGTTGATCAAATTCACCTATTTTCCCTTTAATACCACTTAATCTCTGAGCTACCTTCTGGGCATTGTCACTATCATTCCAAAAGTTAGGGTTAGCCATCTCACCTTCTAGCTCACCTTTCTTAGCAACTAAAGCATCATAGTCAAAGAGACTCCCTCAAATCTGCTATTTTTTCTGTAATGACTTCTAATCTAGAGTTTAATTCATTTTCCAACATCAAACCACTTCCTTTTCTTATATAGTACAAGTATGAAAAACCTAAAAAATAAAGAATTTATTCGTTACTTTTTACTTATTTATACAACATTTCTTATACTTCTTCCCACTTCCACAAAGACAAGGATCATTTCTACCTGGTTCTTCACCTTTAACAATCGGCTTTAACTTAACCTCTCCTTCTTGTTGACCTTGACCTTGAACAGGTGGGCGCACAGTATCATAAGCCGTTGTTAAGGGTCCATGGCCATAATTAAAGCTTCTATTATCCTCTATACTATCATTTCTTACCACTTCAATAGCAAATAAATACTTAATAATATCCTCTCTAATCCAAGAACTCATCTGCTTAAACATCTCAAAACTTTCAAATTTATATTCAATTAAAGGATCTCTCTGTCCATAGGCTCTTAGACCAATCCCTTGGCGTAAGTCATCTATTGCATGAAGATGATCCATCCATTTTTGGTCAATAATCTTAAGCATAACTACCTTCTCTAACTCTTCCATCCCATCATTACCTAGCTCTGCTCTTCTTGCTTGATAAGCAGTGGTGAATTTATTGAATAACTCATCTTTAATCTCTTCTCTACTCAATCTTTCTAATTCCTCTTTAGATAAGTCTAAACCTTTTAACTGATTAGCTAAATAATTGACCAAACCTTCTAAGTCCCATTCATCAGGATGTACTTTATCATTTATATAAATATCTAAGCTTTCATCTAACCATTGCTCTGCCATCCCAAAGATTATCTCTTCTAAGTCTTCTCCTTCTAAAACCTTTCGCCGTTGATTATAGATAACCTGTCTCTGTTTATTTAGTACATCATCATACTCTAAGATACTCTTTCTAATTTCAAAGTTACGGGATTCTACTCTATTTTGAGCATTAGCGATAGATTTGGTAATTAAATTATGCTCAATAGGTTGATCATCTTCTAACCCTAAAGTATTCATCACCCCTGCAATTCTATCAGAACCGAATAATCTCATCAAATCATCTTCTAATGATACATAAAAACGGGAAGAACCTGGGTCTCCCTGTCTTCCAGAACGCCCTCTTAACTGATTATCAATCCGTCTACTCTCATGGCGTTCTGTACCAACCACATGGAGACCTCCTAATTTATCGACACCATCACCTAAAACTATATCGGTACCACGACCAGCCATATTAGTAGCAATAGTAATTGCTCCCCGTTGACCAGCTCTTTTAACAATCTCAGCCTCTCGCTCATGGTATTTGGCATTCAATACTTCATGGGGTACATGAGCTTGCTTTAACCTCCTACTTAGTTCTTCGGACTTCTCAATAGAGACAGTTCCAACCAATACCGGTTGCCCCTTCTTATACCTCTCTTTAATATCTGCTACTACAGCATTAAACTTGGCATCTTCAGTCTTATAGATTACATCAGGTAAATCTTCACGGGCTACTGGTTCATTTGTTGGAATAACAACTACTTTTAAATTATAAATCTCTTCAAACTCAGTTTCTTCAGTAGCAGCAGTACCTGTCATACCAGCTAATTTATCATACATTCTAAAATAATTCTGGAAGGTAATACTAGCAAGGGTCTGACTCTCTTTTTGAATCTGTACTCCCTCTTTGGCTTCAATTGCTTGATGAAGACCTTCACTATAACGGCGTCCAGACATTAAGCGACCAGTAAATTCATCAACAATATGAACCTCTCCATCTTTAACGATATAATCTTTATCCCTCTTCATCAATTCTTTTGCTCTTAAGGCTTGATTGATATGGTGTAAATAATCCATATACTGATTGTCATATAAGTTATCAATCCCCAGTACACTCTCCACCTTATCATTTCCCTCATCAGTTAAAGTAATAGAGCTGGCCTTTTCATCTACAGTATAATGCTCCTCGCTATTTAACTTTTTTGCTATTTCAGCAAATTTATAATATAAGGATGGAGATTGTTGTGTAGGTCCAGAAATAATCAATGGGGTGCGAGCCTCATCAATTAAGATACTATCTACCTCATCCACAATACAATAATGTAACTCTCTTTGAACTAAATGTTCATCATCAACAGCCATATTATCTCTCAAGTAATCAAAACCAAATTGATTATTTGTTCCATAGGTAATATCAGCCTGATATGCCTTCTTCCGTTCATCATAATCCATATCCTCTAATACTAGTCCAACTTCTAAACCTAAAAATTCATAAATCTGTCCCATCCACTCACTATCACGCTCTGCCAAATAATCATTTACAGTAATAACATGAACACCTTTTCCTGTTAATGCATTAAGATAAACTGGTAATGTAGCTACCAAAGTCTTACCTTCCCCAGTCTTCATCTCAGCAATCTTTCCTTGGTGTAAAACTATACCCCCAATCAACTGTACATCATAATGGCACATACCAGTAGTTCTCTTGGATGCTTCTCTTACTACAGCAAATGCCTCAGGTAGAATCTGATCTAAAGTCTCCCCTTGTGCTAATCTATCTTTAAATTCGTCAGTCTTTTTCTTTAATTCCACATCTGTTAAAGAGCCAATCTTTCTTTCTAAATTATTAATCTCTTCTACTATCGGCTCTAGCTTTCTTAGCTCCTTCTCATTTGGGTCAGTAAATAGCTTCTTTAAAAGTTTAAACATATATACGTATTCACCTCTCTAAAATAATTTACACAAATCTGAAAATTTTATTATAAGCAACATTTATATTATTTATAATTATTAAATTTAAATC of the Orenia metallireducens genome contains:
- the secA gene encoding preprotein translocase subunit SecA, with amino-acid sequence MFKLLKKLFTDPNEKELRKLEPIVEEINNLERKIGSLTDVELKKKTDEFKDRLAQGETLDQILPEAFAVVREASKRTTGMCHYDVQLIGGIVLHQGKIAEMKTGEGKTLVATLPVYLNALTGKGVHVITVNDYLAERDSEWMGQIYEFLGLEVGLVLEDMDYDERKKAYQADITYGTNNQFGFDYLRDNMAVDDEHLVQRELHYCIVDEVDSILIDEARTPLIISGPTQQSPSLYYKFAEIAKKLNSEEHYTVDEKASSITLTDEGNDKVESVLGIDNLYDNQYMDYLHHINQALRAKELMKRDKDYIVKDGEVHIVDEFTGRLMSGRRYSEGLHQAIEAKEGVQIQKESQTLASITFQNYFRMYDKLAGMTGTAATEETEFEEIYNLKVVVIPTNEPVAREDLPDVIYKTEDAKFNAVVADIKERYKKGQPVLVGTVSIEKSEELSRRLKQAHVPHEVLNAKYHEREAEIVKRAGQRGAITIATNMAGRGTDIVLGDGVDKLGGLHVVGTERHESRRIDNQLRGRSGRQGDPGSSRFYVSLEDDLMRLFGSDRIAGVMNTLGLEDDQPIEHNLITKSIANAQNRVESRNFEIRKSILEYDDVLNKQRQVIYNQRRKVLEGEDLEEIIFGMAEQWLDESLDIYINDKVHPDEWDLEGLVNYLANQLKGLDLSKEELERLSREEIKDELFNKFTTAYQARRAELGNDGMEELEKVVMLKIIDQKWMDHLHAIDDLRQGIGLRAYGQRDPLIEYKFESFEMFKQMSSWIREDIIKYLFAIEVVRNDSIEDNRSFNYGHGPLTTAYDTVRPPVQGQGQQEGEVKLKPIVKGEEPGRNDPCLCGSGKKYKKCCINK